In a genomic window of Pedobacter sp. KBS0701:
- a CDS encoding M1 family metallopeptidase produces the protein MILDLLKFELKYQFGQISFKVAALLFFVLGYFCVVQGGFGGEEVHKNSPYVITNIIALLSLFSIFSGTIFSANVVLRDAVFRMEAVIFTTSVNKFNYFGIRFLGLLFAVFSLYIFVVLGIFIGSFFVDADRLGAFRINYFLQPLLVFAFPNVLFAVGALFCTAILTKSIRAIYVVGVLIYILYMLASIFGNSPLLAASTMKASSPDILPLLLDPFALASFFGETRTWTDFQRNQQLFPVEGVFLFNRLLWLGITALIMLVTYHLFNFRVQQQKQLKLKVLKQEQIELIPYHTLKVFPNGLRYVFSTFKTQFRLEVIFLFKNIPIMVMLLLWVFLYGVELKDQLFSGVYGIHSYPATGIIIEEMRSMKFGLILILFYAAETISREKSVNIHGLIYSTPVRNSVLWMAKSFSLFTLVFILVTLNIVIGIVLQVSHGYFHIELPLYLTLYYYSAFPMLLFVVLILFTQNLSTNKYLGMVLSMVIVFLISYAERFGLSHYLFRFATVPDLLHSYFNGFGYYATSFNWYMLYWTAFAAIIAVLTIGMWQCNVEVKVIERFKLIGRSVKQYKWITVFALLTWISCGTFIFYQSNIVGKYQNKEAKLAWSLAYEKKYKSLAALPQPVIKSVKTNVDVYPGESKYTVKGTYQLKNETTLPISKIWISVNPAVNSFSVEVTGSEKSEMDEHYNQQFITLKTPLKPNEELKMDFSIKVIRSGFTAFDSENSIVKNGTYIELEKFVPQLGYSYNFESDDKQERKKAGLAEIATKPDYGHTYELIDLETTISTETDQKVVTVGELQEEWVSGNKRYFTYKTVQPINFMFALSSAKYAIKNERYKGINLRIYYQPGQEYNLKSIFEGVQDALDYGNKNFASYPLKQLTIAEIPQYKGAATAYPGLVFSAERINFLGNYSQSNSINQSYAIAAHETAHQWWANILAPVDGAGYAMLTESLAKYTENVLIEKRFGKMYLRKYLAYDNNLYFLNRNNSEKELPLAKTLDQSYVHYQKGGLMMYAVKELLGEEKFNAVLSQLITDHKSPKLKAKATDLVNAFLDQASAEQKNFIKDCFNKVVTYHLGIKLLRCNALNNGKYKVELEIAAERVSDGAKQKPDLEIDLACFDQLESDWNANTKPVYFQKYHLMQNKTRLSIIVNHKPKTVAIDPYGYVLDGDRSDNVAVVE, from the coding sequence ATGATACTGGATTTACTAAAGTTTGAACTGAAATACCAATTCGGACAAATTTCTTTCAAAGTAGCAGCGCTTTTATTTTTTGTTCTGGGGTATTTCTGTGTGGTACAGGGGGGCTTTGGTGGGGAAGAAGTTCATAAAAACTCGCCCTATGTTATTACCAATATTATCGCACTACTTTCACTTTTTTCCATCTTTTCGGGGACTATATTCAGCGCGAATGTGGTATTGAGAGATGCGGTGTTCAGGATGGAAGCTGTTATTTTTACTACATCGGTTAATAAATTCAACTATTTTGGCATCAGGTTTTTAGGATTGCTCTTCGCTGTCTTTAGTCTGTATATATTCGTAGTCCTGGGGATTTTTATTGGCTCCTTTTTCGTCGATGCGGATCGTTTGGGCGCTTTTCGCATCAACTATTTTTTGCAGCCACTATTGGTTTTTGCTTTTCCTAATGTACTGTTTGCGGTGGGAGCATTGTTTTGTACCGCTATATTAACCAAAAGCATCAGGGCAATTTACGTAGTAGGCGTATTGATTTACATCTTATACATGCTGGCTTCGATTTTTGGAAATTCTCCTTTGCTGGCCGCTTCCACAATGAAAGCAAGTAGTCCGGATATTTTGCCTTTATTGTTAGATCCTTTTGCGCTGGCCTCGTTTTTTGGAGAAACCAGAACCTGGACGGATTTTCAACGCAACCAACAATTGTTTCCAGTAGAAGGTGTTTTTTTGTTCAACAGGTTATTGTGGTTGGGTATCACTGCTTTAATTATGTTGGTGACTTACCACTTATTTAATTTTCGTGTACAGCAGCAGAAACAATTAAAATTAAAGGTACTTAAACAAGAACAAATAGAACTGATTCCTTATCACACTTTAAAGGTTTTCCCTAATGGTTTACGTTATGTTTTCAGCACCTTTAAAACACAATTCAGATTAGAAGTGATTTTCTTATTTAAAAATATCCCAATTATGGTAATGCTTTTACTCTGGGTGTTTTTGTATGGTGTAGAATTAAAAGATCAATTGTTCAGTGGGGTTTACGGTATCCATAGTTATCCAGCAACGGGTATTATTATCGAAGAAATGCGTTCGATGAAATTTGGATTGATCCTGATCTTATTTTATGCTGCAGAAACCATCAGCAGGGAAAAATCGGTTAATATCCATGGGTTAATTTACAGTACCCCTGTTCGGAATTCCGTGTTATGGATGGCGAAAAGTTTCAGCTTGTTTACGTTGGTTTTTATCCTCGTTACGTTAAATATTGTTATCGGTATTGTTTTACAGGTTAGCCACGGTTATTTCCACATCGAATTGCCTTTGTATCTAACTTTATACTATTACAGCGCCTTCCCGATGTTGCTTTTCGTGGTGTTGATTTTATTTACTCAGAATCTGAGTACAAACAAATACCTTGGTATGGTATTAAGTATGGTTATAGTTTTTCTGATCTCTTATGCGGAAAGGTTTGGGCTATCGCATTATCTCTTCCGCTTTGCAACCGTTCCAGATCTTCTTCACTCTTATTTTAATGGTTTTGGATATTATGCTACATCTTTTAACTGGTATATGTTATATTGGACTGCCTTTGCAGCAATTATTGCAGTTTTAACCATTGGAATGTGGCAGTGCAATGTCGAAGTAAAGGTTATTGAACGATTTAAGTTAATTGGAAGAAGCGTGAAGCAGTATAAATGGATTACTGTTTTTGCATTGTTGACCTGGATTTCCTGCGGCACGTTTATTTTTTATCAAAGCAATATTGTCGGAAAGTATCAAAACAAAGAAGCGAAATTAGCATGGAGCCTGGCCTACGAAAAGAAATATAAATCACTGGCAGCTTTGCCACAACCGGTAATAAAATCGGTTAAAACAAATGTCGATGTATATCCAGGTGAAAGTAAATATACTGTTAAAGGCACTTATCAGCTAAAGAATGAAACAACTTTACCCATTTCTAAAATATGGATTTCTGTTAACCCAGCGGTAAACTCATTTTCAGTTGAGGTAACAGGAAGTGAAAAAAGCGAAATGGATGAGCACTATAACCAGCAGTTTATTACGCTGAAAACTCCCTTAAAACCGAACGAAGAGCTGAAAATGGATTTTTCCATTAAAGTTATCCGGTCTGGGTTTACCGCGTTTGATAGTGAAAATTCAATCGTTAAAAATGGAACTTATATCGAACTGGAAAAATTTGTCCCTCAATTGGGCTATAGCTATAATTTTGAAAGCGATGATAAACAAGAACGGAAAAAAGCAGGTTTGGCCGAAATTGCCACTAAACCAGATTATGGACATACATACGAACTGATTGATTTAGAAACCACCATTTCTACGGAAACAGACCAGAAAGTGGTTACCGTTGGCGAATTACAGGAGGAATGGGTATCGGGCAATAAAAGATATTTTACATACAAAACGGTTCAGCCCATAAATTTCATGTTTGCCTTAAGCAGTGCGAAATATGCAATCAAAAATGAGAGATATAAAGGCATAAATCTGCGTATTTATTATCAGCCTGGACAGGAATATAACCTGAAGAGTATTTTTGAGGGTGTTCAGGATGCTTTGGATTATGGTAATAAAAATTTCGCCAGTTATCCGCTTAAACAACTCACCATTGCCGAAATTCCTCAATACAAAGGTGCTGCTACCGCTTACCCTGGATTAGTTTTTAGTGCAGAACGCATTAATTTTTTAGGAAATTATAGTCAAAGTAATAGCATCAATCAGAGTTATGCTATTGCCGCACACGAAACGGCACATCAATGGTGGGCGAATATATTGGCACCGGTTGATGGTGCGGGTTATGCCATGCTAACGGAATCGCTGGCCAAATACACCGAAAATGTGCTGATCGAAAAAAGATTTGGAAAAATGTACTTAAGGAAGTACCTCGCTTATGATAATAACCTCTATTTTTTGAACCGGAACAACAGCGAAAAGGAATTGCCGCTGGCCAAAACTTTAGATCAGTCTTACGTGCATTACCAGAAAGGTGGATTGATGATGTATGCGGTGAAAGAGTTATTAGGGGAGGAAAAGTTTAATGCGGTACTAAGCCAGCTCATTACCGATCATAAAAGCCCGAAACTAAAAGCTAAAGCAACTGATCTGGTTAATGCATTTTTAGATCAGGCTTCAGCTGAACAAAAGAATTTTATAAAAGATTGTTTTAACAAGGTGGTGACTTACCATCTGGGGATCAAATTGCTTCGTTGCAATGCCCTGAATAACGGAAAATATAAAGTTGAACTAGAAATTGCAGCTGAAAGAGTAAGCGATGGTGCGAAACAAAAGCCTGATCTGGAAATAGATTTAGCCTGTTTTGATCAGTTGGAAAGTGATTGGAATGCAAATACTAAGCCGGTTTATTTTCAAAAGTATCACCTCATGCAGAATAAGACCAGGCTTTCGATTATAGTGAATCATAAACCAAAAACAGTGGCAATTGATCCTTACGGATATGTGTTAGATGGTGATAGAAGTGATAATGTCGCGGTGGTGGAATAA
- a CDS encoding AraC family transcriptional regulator: MLSKNQELSTLQKKETLEDFYNRLKITRPEIPTPSLGMINDIGHFNVFNRSVVCTNIPSAFSRRDFYKISLIIGNGILHYADADIEIKGRALLFTNPNIPYSWESTSPKPAGFFCLFTENFIHNRNETLRDSLLWRINDSPVIHIDNEQEVTLRDIFCKMMKEMDGDYIHKYDLLRNYVQLIVHEALKVKPQDILFKQNNASARLTALFLELLERQFPIGSTEHILELKTAHDFAFRLLVHVNHLNHAIKEVTGKTTSEHISRRIATEAVALLKHTEWNIAQIAYCLGFEYPANFNIFFKRQMQCTPKGFRAN; the protein is encoded by the coding sequence ATGTTATCAAAAAACCAAGAGCTTTCTACGCTTCAAAAAAAGGAAACTTTAGAGGATTTTTATAATAGGCTGAAAATTACACGTCCAGAGATTCCTACGCCAAGCTTGGGGATGATTAACGATATTGGGCACTTTAATGTTTTTAACAGAAGTGTGGTTTGCACCAACATCCCCTCTGCTTTTAGCCGCAGGGATTTTTATAAAATTTCGTTGATTATTGGCAATGGGATTTTGCATTATGCGGATGCTGACATAGAAATTAAAGGTCGGGCATTGCTGTTTACCAATCCGAATATTCCATATTCCTGGGAAAGTACCTCGCCAAAACCTGCAGGCTTTTTCTGCCTTTTTACCGAAAATTTTATACATAACCGCAACGAAACCCTTCGCGATTCTTTATTGTGGCGCATAAACGATAGTCCGGTAATTCATATTGATAATGAACAGGAAGTAACGTTAAGGGATATTTTCTGTAAAATGATGAAAGAAATGGATGGCGACTACATCCATAAATACGATCTGTTAAGGAATTATGTGCAACTGATCGTTCACGAAGCATTAAAGGTAAAACCACAGGATATTTTATTTAAACAGAACAATGCATCGGCACGTTTAACCGCGTTGTTTCTCGAACTGTTGGAAAGGCAGTTTCCTATTGGTTCTACCGAGCATATTTTAGAATTAAAAACGGCCCACGATTTTGCTTTCCGCTTGCTGGTGCATGTAAATCATTTAAACCATGCGATAAAGGAAGTAACGGGAAAAACCACTTCAGAACACATTTCGAGAAGAATAGCAACTGAAGCAGTAGCTTTATTGAAACACACCGAGTGGAATATCGCACAGATTGCTTACTGTCTGGGTTTTGAATACCCGGCAAACTTTAATATATTTTTTAAACGCCAGATGCAGTGTACGCCAAAGGGGTTTAGGGCTAATTGA
- a CDS encoding TolC family protein yields the protein MPRISLFYYSLLLFISLSIGANAQTLSLKQAVNTALTNYGTIKAKYNYADASKSYIQQAKREYLPNFSLSAQQDYGTINGQNGPQYGLGGLGAASSGPALERQNWNAAFGGLYLANVNWDFFTFGRIRDRIKVANATYQRDKNDLEQEKFQQEIRVSGAYLNLLAAQRLTRSQQKNLYRAITFQNTAIIRAKNGLIAGVDSSFAKAEVSNAKIALTKAKDLEQEQANRLGLLMGLTATSYDLDTAFITRIPGNLLEDTVVKSSHPLLKFYQNRVDVSDQQVNYFKKLYYPTFTFFGVMQGRGSGFSPGYALDQSAYSTSYADGINPTRGNYLIGIGMTWNLSTLLKNHPQVRAQEYISEGLKEEYNLVDQQLRAQLALAETKLNNALANYREAPIQVKAASDAYLQKNTLYKNGLTTLVDLTQALFTLNRAETDRDIAFTNVWQALLLKSAALGNYDIFINEF from the coding sequence ATGCCACGCATATCTTTATTTTATTATTCACTATTATTATTTATTAGTTTATCTATTGGCGCAAATGCTCAAACACTAAGTCTAAAACAGGCTGTTAATACTGCATTAACCAATTACGGTACGATAAAGGCCAAATACAACTATGCAGATGCCTCAAAATCTTACATTCAACAGGCGAAAAGGGAGTATCTGCCAAACTTTAGTTTAAGTGCCCAACAGGATTATGGAACCATTAATGGCCAAAACGGCCCGCAGTATGGTTTGGGCGGTTTGGGAGCGGCTTCTTCTGGTCCGGCCTTAGAGAGGCAAAACTGGAACGCTGCATTTGGCGGATTGTATTTAGCCAACGTAAACTGGGATTTCTTCACCTTCGGAAGAATCAGAGACCGGATAAAAGTGGCCAATGCGACTTACCAAAGGGATAAAAATGATTTAGAACAGGAAAAATTCCAACAAGAAATCCGCGTTTCGGGCGCATATTTAAATTTATTGGCTGCACAGCGCTTAACCAGGTCGCAACAGAAAAATCTCTATCGTGCGATTACTTTTCAAAATACAGCCATCATCAGGGCTAAAAACGGATTAATTGCAGGAGTAGATTCTTCCTTTGCAAAAGCAGAAGTTTCAAATGCAAAAATTGCCTTAACCAAAGCAAAAGACCTGGAGCAGGAACAAGCCAATCGTTTAGGCCTTTTAATGGGTTTAACGGCTACCTCATACGATTTGGATACCGCTTTCATTACGCGCATACCGGGTAATCTCCTTGAAGATACAGTGGTTAAAAGTTCGCATCCCCTTTTAAAATTTTACCAAAACAGGGTAGATGTAAGCGATCAACAGGTTAATTATTTCAAAAAACTTTATTATCCAACCTTTACTTTCTTCGGTGTAATGCAGGGACGGGGATCGGGATTTAGCCCAGGTTATGCCTTAGATCAAAGCGCTTATTCTACCAGTTATGCAGATGGTATCAATCCTACGCGTGGAAACTATTTGATTGGAATAGGAATGACCTGGAATTTATCTACCTTATTAAAAAACCATCCGCAAGTACGTGCACAAGAATACATTAGCGAGGGTTTAAAGGAAGAATACAACTTGGTCGATCAGCAATTAAGGGCGCAACTGGCACTTGCTGAAACCAAATTGAACAACGCCCTAGCCAATTATAGGGAAGCACCTATTCAGGTAAAAGCAGCTTCTGATGCTTATTTACAAAAAAACACCCTCTACAAGAACGGCTTGACCACCTTGGTTGATCTTACCCAGGCACTTTTCACTTTAAACAGAGCCGAAACGGATCGGGATATTGCCTTTACCAATGTTTGGCAGGCTTTATTGTTAAAGTCGGCTGCTTTGGGCAATTACGATATATTTATCAACGAATTTTAA
- a CDS encoding SRPBCC family protein: MENITVETTVNAPVEKVWEFWNNPDHITKWSFASPDWHTPYSENDLKVGGKFKSTMAAKDGSMSFDFGGTYTTIDTNKKIEYSLEDGRKVSIIFEPLSEQTKVIETFDPESTNPIEMQRGGWQTILDNFKNYTEAG, from the coding sequence ATGGAAAACATTACAGTAGAAACAACAGTAAATGCACCAGTAGAAAAAGTTTGGGAATTTTGGAACAATCCTGATCACATTACAAAATGGAGTTTTGCTTCTCCCGATTGGCATACCCCCTATTCGGAAAACGATTTAAAAGTTGGCGGCAAATTTAAAAGTACCATGGCTGCAAAAGATGGCAGCATGAGTTTCGATTTTGGCGGAACCTACACCACCATTGATACCAACAAAAAAATTGAATACAGTTTAGAAGACGGTAGAAAAGTAAGCATCATTTTCGAGCCCTTAAGCGAGCAGACCAAGGTGATTGAAACTTTTGATCCGGAATCGACCAACCCTATCGAGATGCAGCGTGGCGGATGGCAGACTATTCTGGATAACTTTAAGAACTATACTGAAGCGGGATAG
- a CDS encoding efflux RND transporter permease subunit: MNLIRFALRKPISILVLVAGLFFFGIGAINQIKVDILPQMNLPVIYIAHPFGGYTPDQMEAYFGKQYVNILLFANGIKSIETKNTQGLMLMKLTYYEGTNMAQAAAELSALSTRAQAIFPPGSQPPFVIRFDASSLPVGQLVLSSPIRTNNELQDLANTYVRPSFSAIPGLLSPAPFGGSPRTIEINVNPSLLRSHNLTVDQVVEAIRLNNQTAPSGNVRIGDKNYLTPTNYTIKKVKDFENIPLFKGSVQNLQLRDVATVKDGADLVAGYALINGKRSVYLSIAKSGDASTWDVVKNLKKNLPNIQSSLPEDVKLSYEFDQSVYVINAVKSLISEGAIGAILTGLMVLLFLGDKRAALIVILTIPTSIIAGVLFLKLFGQTINIMTLSGLALAIGILVDESTVTIENIHQHFDMGKPKALAIWDACKEIAFPKLLILFCILAVFAPAFTMTGIPGALFLPLALAIGFSMVVSFLLSQTFVPIMANWLMVAHPKKGAEHHPEITQDEADFTATGITLESEKDTLNQKKVLVEREDFSGDGKIGFFDKFRNRFMRFLDRILPYRKSVVLVYLVVIIGLAALLLANIGRDVLPRVNSSQFQLRLRAPDGMRLERTEEKANVVLAELKKMVGEEHVGISSVYVGQHPAQFSVNPIYQFMAGPHEAVFQVSLKDFEEDMDDFKDQLREKIKKLLPDVKLSFEPIELTDKVLSQGSPTPVEIRIAGKNKKLNEQYANKILAELKEIPYMRDVQLAQPIKYPSLNIDIDRTRAAQIGVDMADISRSLIASTSSSRYTDKNIWLDEKAALPYSVQVQVPLNQMTSKDDIGEIPLLKNSARPVLSDVAKITPDTTAGENDNIGAMPFLSVTANLYHTDLGTASKDMQKAIKNLGELPRGLNVTAIGLSKVLGDTLDSLQSGLFVAIVVIFLMLAANFQSFKVPLVILATVPAVILGSLLLLTITGSTLNLQSYMGIIMSVGVSIANAVLLITNAEQLRKHNGNALESAREAAALRLRPIIMTSIAMIAGMLPMAIGHGEGGGAVSPLGRAVIGGLLASTFAVLIILPLVFAWVQGKQTTNSMSLDPEDTDSIHYIKGLEEND; the protein is encoded by the coding sequence ATGAATTTAATACGTTTCGCACTCCGCAAACCCATATCCATCTTAGTTTTAGTAGCCGGACTTTTCTTTTTCGGTATAGGGGCCATCAACCAGATCAAGGTTGATATCCTACCGCAGATGAACCTTCCGGTAATTTATATTGCCCATCCTTTTGGCGGTTATACTCCCGACCAGATGGAGGCTTATTTTGGTAAACAATACGTTAACATCCTGCTTTTTGCAAATGGTATCAAAAGTATCGAAACTAAAAACACACAGGGTTTAATGTTGATGAAGCTGACTTATTACGAGGGTACCAACATGGCGCAGGCCGCAGCAGAACTCAGTGCGCTTTCTACCAGGGCGCAGGCTATTTTCCCGCCAGGTTCGCAGCCTCCCTTCGTGATCCGTTTTGATGCTTCTTCGCTTCCTGTTGGACAATTGGTATTGAGCAGTCCAATCCGCACCAACAACGAACTACAGGATTTAGCCAATACTTATGTTCGCCCAAGTTTTTCGGCTATCCCGGGTTTGCTCTCTCCTGCTCCTTTTGGTGGTAGCCCCAGAACGATAGAAATTAATGTAAATCCATCTTTACTCCGTTCGCACAATTTAACGGTAGATCAGGTGGTAGAAGCCATTAGGTTAAATAACCAGACGGCACCTTCAGGAAACGTAAGGATCGGCGATAAAAACTACCTTACCCCAACCAATTACACGATTAAAAAAGTGAAGGATTTTGAAAATATTCCTTTATTTAAAGGCAGTGTACAAAATTTACAGCTCCGCGATGTGGCTACGGTTAAAGATGGAGCCGATTTGGTTGCAGGTTATGCTTTAATCAACGGTAAACGCTCAGTGTATTTAAGTATCGCCAAATCAGGAGATGCCTCTACCTGGGATGTGGTGAAAAATTTAAAGAAAAACCTGCCCAATATCCAAAGTTCATTACCGGAAGATGTTAAACTTTCCTACGAGTTCGATCAATCCGTTTATGTAATCAATGCGGTAAAAAGTTTGATCAGTGAGGGTGCAATTGGTGCGATACTGACCGGATTAATGGTTTTACTTTTCCTTGGCGATAAACGCGCCGCCCTGATTGTAATCCTCACCATTCCAACTTCGATTATTGCAGGCGTTTTGTTCCTGAAATTATTCGGACAAACAATTAACATCATGACTTTGAGCGGATTGGCTCTGGCGATCGGTATTTTGGTAGATGAATCGACGGTAACGATAGAAAATATCCACCAGCATTTCGACATGGGCAAACCCAAGGCCCTGGCGATCTGGGATGCCTGTAAGGAAATCGCTTTCCCTAAATTGCTGATTCTGTTCTGTATTCTTGCCGTGTTTGCCCCTGCTTTTACCATGACTGGTATTCCGGGAGCATTATTTTTACCATTGGCTCTGGCAATCGGCTTTTCAATGGTGGTATCCTTCTTATTATCTCAAACTTTTGTGCCGATTATGGCCAACTGGCTAATGGTTGCACATCCTAAAAAAGGAGCTGAACACCATCCGGAAATTACACAGGATGAGGCAGATTTTACAGCAACAGGCATTACACTCGAATCGGAAAAAGATACCCTCAACCAAAAAAAGGTGCTGGTTGAACGTGAAGATTTTAGTGGTGACGGTAAAATTGGTTTCTTCGATAAATTCCGTAACCGCTTTATGCGTTTCCTTGATCGCATATTACCTTATCGAAAATCTGTCGTTTTGGTTTATTTAGTAGTAATTATCGGTTTAGCGGCCTTGTTATTGGCTAATATTGGCCGCGATGTTTTACCAAGGGTAAACTCAAGTCAGTTTCAGTTGCGTTTACGTGCACCCGATGGAATGCGTTTAGAACGTACCGAAGAAAAGGCAAATGTTGTTTTGGCAGAACTGAAAAAAATGGTTGGCGAAGAGCATGTAGGTATTTCTTCTGTTTATGTTGGTCAGCACCCGGCACAGTTTTCGGTAAATCCCATCTACCAGTTTATGGCTGGTCCGCATGAAGCTGTTTTCCAGGTAAGTTTAAAAGATTTTGAAGAAGATATGGACGATTTTAAGGATCAGTTGAGGGAAAAAATCAAAAAACTCCTGCCTGATGTTAAACTTTCTTTCGAGCCTATTGAATTAACAGATAAAGTATTGAGCCAGGGCTCCCCTACTCCTGTTGAGATCCGTATTGCCGGGAAAAACAAAAAACTGAATGAGCAGTATGCCAATAAAATATTGGCAGAATTAAAGGAAATCCCTTACATGAGGGATGTTCAGCTAGCGCAACCGATTAAATATCCATCATTAAATATTGATATCGACAGAACCCGCGCAGCACAGATCGGAGTAGATATGGCTGATATTTCGCGCTCATTGATTGCCTCAACTTCATCATCACGTTATACCGATAAAAACATCTGGTTAGATGAAAAAGCAGCTTTACCCTATAGTGTACAGGTTCAGGTACCACTTAATCAAATGACCAGTAAAGATGATATCGGAGAAATTCCTTTATTAAAAAATTCGGCACGGCCTGTACTGAGCGATGTGGCAAAAATCACTCCAGATACTACTGCTGGTGAAAACGATAACATTGGGGCCATGCCTTTCTTATCCGTAACCGCAAATCTTTACCATACCGATTTGGGAACTGCATCAAAAGATATGCAAAAGGCGATTAAAAACCTGGGCGAACTGCCAAGAGGCTTAAATGTTACCGCAATCGGATTGAGCAAAGTATTGGGCGACACTTTAGATAGTTTACAATCTGGCTTGTTTGTGGCCATTGTGGTTATTTTCTTAATGCTGGCCGCCAACTTCCAGTCTTTTAAAGTTCCATTGGTTATTTTAGCTACTGTTCCGGCAGTTATTTTAGGTTCACTATTATTATTAACCATTACCGGATCAACCTTGAATCTGCAATCGTATATGGGAATCATCATGTCGGTCGGCGTATCTATCGCCAATGCCGTGTTACTCATTACCAATGCAGAGCAATTAAGAAAACACAATGGCAATGCGCTCGAATCGGCACGTGAAGCTGCTGCATTACGTTTACGTCCAATTATTATGACGAGTATTGCGATGATTGCAGGTATGTTGCCAATGGCCATCGGTCACGGCGAAGGTGGCGGGGCTGTTTCGCCACTTGGCAGGGCAGTAATTGGAGGTTTATTGGCTTCCACATTCGCTGTATTGATCATATTGCCATTGGTATTTGCATGGGTTCAGGGAAAGCAGACAACCAATTCTATGTCGCTTGACCCGGAAGATACAGACAGCATCCATTACATTAAAGGTTTAGAAGAAAACGATTAA
- a CDS encoding efflux RND transporter periplasmic adaptor subunit, whose amino-acid sequence MNTKIFSTGLLNTGFLMLTAIYGCGHTESKAPAKKEKEAAIATFDLKKEKLSTQLNLPGELIAFQQVDLYAKVSSFVKSLKVDIGSEVSKGQLLMTLEAPEMTSQLAATQSRIKAQEAIYTASKANYNRLYETSKTPGTISTNDLDQAMAKKNSDLAQLEAAKAAYKEVGSVQDYLTIRAPFSGIISARNVNLGAYVGPTGKGSDLPLFTLQDQKNLRLAVSIPEVYTGYLKVGDEVSFTVKSLPDQTFKAKVKRLSGALDVRLRSERVEMDVPNASKVLLPGMVAELNIQLPANASTFIISKKALLDTSEGLFVLKVTDNKAVKVAVKKGRETDDKVEVFGHLTEGDKLVAEPTEEMHEGMVIKP is encoded by the coding sequence ATGAATACGAAGATATTTTCAACAGGATTATTAAATACAGGATTTTTAATGCTTACGGCTATATACGGCTGTGGGCATACAGAATCAAAAGCTCCGGCAAAAAAAGAAAAAGAAGCAGCCATAGCAACCTTCGATCTTAAAAAAGAAAAATTATCCACTCAGCTCAATCTACCAGGCGAACTAATTGCCTTTCAACAAGTTGACTTATATGCCAAAGTAAGTAGTTTTGTGAAGTCATTAAAAGTTGATATTGGATCGGAAGTGAGCAAAGGCCAGTTATTGATGACTTTGGAAGCACCGGAAATGACTTCGCAACTGGCTGCAACACAATCAAGGATTAAAGCACAGGAAGCCATTTATACTGCTAGCAAGGCCAATTACAACCGTTTATACGAAACCAGTAAAACCCCTGGTACTATTTCTACCAACGACCTGGACCAGGCCATGGCCAAAAAGAACTCCGATCTGGCACAACTCGAAGCCGCAAAAGCAGCTTATAAAGAGGTAGGCTCGGTTCAGGATTATTTAACCATCCGGGCACCTTTCAGTGGAATTATCTCAGCCAGAAATGTGAATTTAGGTGCTTATGTTGGTCCTACAGGTAAGGGCTCTGATCTGCCTTTGTTTACTTTGCAGGATCAGAAAAACCTGCGTTTGGCGGTTTCCATTCCAGAGGTTTATACCGGCTATTTAAAAGTTGGCGATGAAGTGAGTTTCACTGTAAAATCTTTACCCGACCAAACTTTTAAAGCAAAAGTGAAACGTTTATCCGGTGCTTTAGATGTCCGTTTACGTTCAGAGCGTGTGGAGATGGATGTTCCAAATGCTTCAAAGGTTTTATTACCTGGTATGGTAGCTGAGCTGAATATCCAGCTTCCGGCCAATGCCAGTACGTTTATCATCTCTAAAAAGGCATTATTAGATACCAGCGAAGGCTTGTTTGTATTAAAAGTAACTGATAACAAAGCGGTTAAAGTCGCTGTAAAGAAAGGTAGGGAAACTGACGATAAAGTTGAAGTTTTTGGCCATTTAACAGAAGGTGACAAATTAGTTGCAGAACCTACCGAGGAAATGCATGAAGGAATGGTGATTAAACCATAA